From the genome of Streptomyces sp. NBC_01317, one region includes:
- a CDS encoding RNA polymerase sigma factor: MQTQTQSVSPALTLTKDLTAYLTEQPALSPAVPALSPAVPALSPAVPAQNRAAHHPETLPPLHPLHPRQVTVVETLTEDPVDDVPEPRRGSRADSGPTSDLFRQYLREIGRIPLLTAAEEVELARRVEAGLFAEEKLGTATDLDSRLALDLDRLVVMGRMAKRRLIEANLRLVVSVAKRYIGRGLTMLDLVQEGNLGLIRAVEKFDYARGFKFSTYATWWIRQAMSRALADQARTIRVPVHVVELINRVVRVQRRLLQERGYEPSAEEVAAQLDVSPERVGEVLRLAQEPISLHTPVGEEDEVALGDLIEDGDAASPVESAAFLLLRQHLNAVLSTLGERERKVVQLRYGLDDGRPRTLEEIGSIFGVTRERIRQIEAKTLGKLRNHTYADQLRGYLD, encoded by the coding sequence GTGCAGACCCAGACCCAGTCCGTGAGCCCGGCCTTGACGCTGACCAAAGACCTCACGGCCTACCTGACCGAACAACCGGCCCTGTCACCGGCCGTCCCGGCCTTGTCTCCGGCCGTCCCGGCCCTCTCACCGGCCGTCCCGGCGCAAAACCGCGCCGCGCACCACCCTGAGACGCTCCCCCCGCTCCACCCACTCCACCCGCGCCAGGTGACCGTCGTGGAGACCCTCACCGAGGACCCCGTGGACGACGTGCCCGAGCCCCGCCGGGGCAGCCGCGCCGACAGCGGCCCCACCTCCGACCTGTTCCGCCAGTACCTGCGCGAGATCGGCCGCATCCCCCTGCTCACCGCCGCCGAGGAGGTCGAACTGGCCCGCCGCGTCGAGGCCGGGCTCTTCGCCGAGGAGAAGCTCGGCACCGCCACTGACCTGGACTCCCGCCTCGCCCTGGACCTCGACCGCCTCGTGGTCATGGGCCGGATGGCCAAGCGCCGGCTGATCGAGGCCAACCTGCGCCTCGTCGTCTCCGTCGCCAAGCGCTACATCGGCCGCGGCCTGACCATGCTCGACCTCGTCCAGGAGGGCAACCTCGGGCTGATCAGGGCCGTCGAGAAGTTCGACTACGCCCGCGGCTTCAAGTTCTCGACGTACGCGACCTGGTGGATCCGCCAGGCCATGTCCCGGGCGCTGGCCGACCAGGCCCGTACCATCCGGGTCCCCGTCCACGTGGTCGAGCTGATCAACCGGGTCGTCCGCGTCCAGCGCCGGCTGCTCCAGGAACGGGGTTACGAGCCCAGCGCCGAGGAGGTCGCGGCCCAGCTGGACGTCTCGCCCGAGCGTGTCGGCGAAGTGCTGCGCCTCGCCCAGGAGCCCATCTCCCTCCACACCCCGGTGGGCGAGGAGGACGAGGTGGCGCTCGGCGACCTGATCGAGGACGGCGACGCCGCGTCCCCCGTCGAGTCCGCCGCCTTCCTGCTGCTGCGCCAGCACCTGAACGCGGTCCTCTCCACCCTCGGCGAGCGCGAACGCAAGGTCGTACAGCTGCGGTACGGGCTGGACGACGGCCGGCCCCGCACCCTGGAGGAGATCGGCAGCATCTTCGGCGTCACGCGGGAGCGCATACGCCAGATAGAGGCGAAGACCCTCGGCAAACTGCGTAACCACACCTACGCGGATCAACTGCGCGGCTACCTGGACTGA
- a CDS encoding deoxyguanosinetriphosphate triphosphohydrolase — protein MAGTTGTTPSHSPAPSTPSTPSTPYDSAATERWATEPDKRPGRTAFQRDRARVLHSAALRRLAGKTQVVTPGTRNQDWDASARTRLTHSLECAQVGRELGAALGCDPDLVETACLSHDMGHPPFGHNGEQALNDFAKDCGGFEGNAQSLRLLTRIEPKRFVVSEETGEPVSVGLNLTRAALDAATKYPWPRGAHPTEPASVKFGVYEDDLPVFAWAREGAPAGRTCFEAQVMDWSDDVAYSVHDFEDGLHAGHVDPAALSSETERDSIWAVAIGRYVPADTDPAELSAALDRLMGQRWWPHGYDGSAVAQGRLKDATSQLIGRFCLAAEGATREAYGTGPLTRYGAELVVPREARHECAVLKAVADRYVMQRAEQETLRADQRIVLAELAEALTAGAPEGLDPQFRALFDTAGDDRARKRVIVDQIASLTDAAARSLHSGLHRRGH, from the coding sequence ATGGCAGGCACCACCGGTACGACCCCATCCCACTCCCCGGCCCCCTCGACCCCTTCGACCCCTTCCACCCCCTACGACAGCGCGGCCACCGAGCGCTGGGCCACGGAGCCCGACAAAAGGCCCGGCAGGACCGCGTTCCAGCGCGACCGCGCCCGCGTGCTGCACTCCGCCGCGCTGCGCCGCCTGGCGGGCAAGACGCAGGTGGTCACCCCGGGGACCCGTAACCAGGACTGGGACGCCAGCGCGCGCACGCGCCTCACGCACTCCCTGGAGTGCGCCCAGGTGGGCCGCGAGCTGGGCGCGGCCCTCGGCTGCGACCCGGATCTCGTCGAGACCGCCTGCCTGTCGCACGACATGGGCCATCCGCCCTTCGGCCACAACGGCGAGCAGGCCCTCAACGACTTCGCCAAGGACTGCGGCGGCTTCGAGGGGAACGCGCAGTCGCTGCGCCTGCTGACCCGGATCGAGCCCAAGCGGTTCGTCGTGTCCGAGGAGACGGGCGAGCCGGTCAGCGTCGGCCTCAACCTGACCAGGGCCGCCCTGGACGCCGCGACGAAGTACCCCTGGCCGCGCGGTGCCCACCCCACCGAGCCCGCCTCCGTGAAGTTCGGCGTGTACGAGGACGACCTGCCGGTCTTCGCCTGGGCCCGGGAGGGCGCCCCGGCGGGCCGTACGTGCTTCGAGGCGCAGGTCATGGACTGGTCCGACGACGTCGCCTACTCGGTCCACGACTTCGAGGACGGGTTGCACGCCGGCCATGTGGACCCGGCCGCGCTCTCCTCGGAGACCGAACGCGACTCGATCTGGGCGGTCGCGATAGGCCGGTACGTCCCCGCGGACACCGACCCGGCGGAGCTGTCCGCCGCGCTGGACCGCCTCATGGGACAGCGCTGGTGGCCGCACGGCTACGACGGCTCCGCCGTCGCCCAGGGCCGCCTCAAGGACGCCACCAGCCAGCTCATCGGCCGTTTCTGCCTGGCGGCGGAGGGCGCCACCCGCGAGGCGTACGGCACGGGCCCGCTCACCCGGTACGGCGCCGAGCTGGTCGTCCCGCGCGAGGCGCGCCACGAGTGCGCGGTCCTCAAGGCCGTCGCCGACCGTTACGTCATGCAGCGGGCCGAGCAGGAGACCCTCCGCGCCGACCAGCGGATCGTCCTCGCCGAGCTGGCCGAGGCGCTCACGGCGGGCGCCCCGGAGGGACTGGACCCGCAGTTCCGCGCGCTGTTCGACACGGCCGGGGACGACCGTGCCCGCAAGCGGGTGATCGTCGACCAGATCGCCTCCCTCACGGACGCGGCGGCCCGCTCCCTGCACAGCGGCCTCCACAGAAGAGGGCACTGA
- the dnaG gene encoding DNA primase, with the protein MAGRINDDDVKAVRDAVPIDAVVSEYLQLRSAGGGNLKGLCPFHDEKSPSFQVSPSKGLFHCFGCQEGGDTIAFVMKLDHLSFSETVERLAAQAGITLRYEEGGYNPAGQRGERTRLVEAHKAAALFYAEQLSGAEAEIGRTFLAERGFDQAAAEHFGVGYSPVGWDHLTSYLRGKGFSDKELLLSGLSQDGRRGPIDRFRGRLMWPIRDISGEVVGFGARKLRDDDNGPKYLNTPETAIYKKSQVLYGVDLAKKDIAKASRAVVVEGYTDVMACHLAGVTTAIATCGTAFGADHIKILRRLLMDNGSARVIFTFDGDAAGQKAALRAFEDDQKFAAETYIAIAPDNMDPCDLRLAKGDEAVQDLVEPRTPLFEFAIRQIVSRYALETPAGRAAALDEAAPIVARIKNGASQHEVAVQLAGILGILDTQFVVKRVAQVARWARDRGGRGPAAPPERGARRNDPQGPQGAQAPAGRGPSGPALNLRSPAHRTERELLKLALQRPELVSPAFDAYGGDEFTAQPYAAVRRAIEDAGGAEQGVGAAFEYLARVRDAAPNDAVRAMVTELAVEVFHGKTIDETYAGEQLVQVRLRAVDLRIRDVTGTLTRLGTHSDPEHYAAVQNELWVLQQYGQSLRNQGAAAL; encoded by the coding sequence GTGGCCGGCAGGATCAACGATGACGACGTGAAGGCGGTTCGGGACGCGGTCCCGATCGACGCCGTCGTGTCCGAGTACCTCCAGTTGCGCAGCGCGGGCGGCGGGAACCTGAAAGGGCTCTGCCCCTTCCACGACGAGAAGTCCCCCTCCTTCCAGGTCAGTCCGAGCAAGGGTCTCTTCCACTGCTTCGGCTGCCAGGAGGGCGGGGACACCATCGCCTTCGTGATGAAGCTCGACCACCTCTCCTTCTCCGAGACGGTCGAGCGCCTCGCCGCCCAGGCGGGCATCACGCTGCGGTACGAGGAAGGCGGCTACAACCCGGCGGGCCAGCGCGGTGAGCGCACCCGGCTGGTGGAGGCCCACAAGGCCGCCGCGCTCTTCTACGCCGAGCAGCTGTCGGGCGCCGAGGCCGAGATCGGCCGCACGTTCCTCGCCGAGCGCGGGTTCGACCAGGCGGCGGCCGAGCACTTCGGCGTCGGCTACAGCCCGGTCGGCTGGGACCACCTCACGAGCTATCTGCGCGGCAAGGGCTTCTCCGACAAGGAGTTGCTGCTCTCCGGCCTCTCCCAGGACGGCCGCCGCGGCCCGATCGACCGCTTCCGCGGCCGGCTGATGTGGCCCATCAGGGACATCTCCGGCGAAGTGGTCGGCTTCGGCGCGCGGAAGCTGCGCGACGACGACAACGGCCCGAAGTACCTCAACACCCCCGAGACCGCGATCTACAAGAAGTCCCAGGTCCTGTACGGCGTCGACCTGGCCAAGAAGGACATCGCCAAGGCCAGCAGGGCCGTGGTGGTGGAGGGGTACACGGACGTCATGGCCTGCCACCTGGCCGGCGTCACCACCGCCATCGCCACCTGCGGCACCGCCTTCGGCGCCGACCACATCAAGATCCTCAGACGGCTGCTGATGGACAACGGCAGCGCACGCGTGATCTTCACGTTCGACGGGGACGCGGCGGGCCAGAAGGCCGCGCTGCGCGCCTTCGAGGACGACCAGAAGTTCGCGGCCGAGACGTACATCGCCATCGCCCCCGACAACATGGACCCCTGCGACCTGCGCCTCGCCAAGGGCGACGAAGCGGTCCAGGACCTGGTCGAACCCCGCACGCCGCTCTTCGAGTTCGCGATCCGCCAGATCGTCTCGCGCTACGCGCTGGAGACCCCGGCGGGGCGGGCCGCCGCGCTGGACGAGGCGGCGCCGATCGTGGCCCGGATCAAGAACGGCGCGTCGCAGCACGAGGTCGCCGTCCAGCTCGCCGGCATCCTCGGCATCCTGGACACCCAGTTCGTGGTCAAGCGGGTCGCGCAGGTGGCGCGTTGGGCGCGCGACCGGGGCGGGCGCGGCCCGGCGGCGCCCCCCGAGCGCGGCGCCCGGCGCAACGACCCGCAGGGGCCTCAGGGCGCCCAGGCACCGGCCGGCCGCGGCCCCTCGGGACCCGCGCTGAATCTCCGCAGCCCCGCCCACCGCACCGAGCGCGAGCTGCTCAAGCTCGCCCTCCAGCGGCCGGAGCTGGTCTCCCCGGCCTTCGACGCGTACGGCGGCGACGAGTTCACCGCCCAGCCGTACGCGGCCGTGCGCCGCGCGATCGAGGACGCGGGCGGGGCCGAACAGGGCGTGGGGGCCGCCTTCGAGTACCTGGCCCGGGTCCGCGACGCCGCGCCCAACGACGCGGTGCGCGCGATGGTCACGGAGCTGGCGGTCGAGGTCTTCCACGGCAAGACGATCGACGAGACCTACGCGGGGGAGCAGCTCGTCCAGGTCCGGCTGCGCGCGGTCGACCTGCGGATCCGCGACGTCACGGGCACCCTGACCCGCCTCGGCACCCACTCGGACCCGGAGCACTACGCCGCCGTACAGAACGAGTTGTGGGTGCTCCAGCAGTACGGCCAGTCCCTGCGCAACCAGGGCGCGGCCGCGCTCTGA
- a CDS encoding ABC transporter ATP-binding protein, whose product MSGPGGRMMMAAGPTQRSMDFKGSSKRLLKLLAVERTTLWWMLGAGVLSVAFSVTGPKILGRATDLIFAGVVGGQMREGTTKAQAIDSLRDKGDNGLADLLSGVDFTPGHGIDFDAIGEVLLVTLLIYLGAGLLMLVSTRLSIRVINGTVFRMREAVQAKMSRLPLSYFDQQPRGEVLSRATNDVDNISQTMQQTMGQLINSVLTIVGVLGMMFWISPLLALVALVTVPVSIFVATRIGKRSQPHFVQQWKVTGTLNAHIEEMYTGHALVKVFGRAEQSAEAFREENDKLYEAGFKAQFNSGIMQPLMLFISNLNYVLIAVVGGLRVASGTLSIGDVQAFIQYSRQFSMPLTQVASMANLVQSGVASAERIFDLLDAPEQEADTPAVERLRKESQGRVALEHVSFRYDPEKPLIEDLSLSVEPGQTVAIVGPTGAGKTTLVNLLMRFYEVTGGRITLDGVDVARMSREQLRSGIGMVLQDTWLFGGSIADNIAYGSSREVTREEVEEAARAAHADRFVRTLPDGYDTVIDDDGTGVSAGEKQLITIARAFLSDPVILVLDEATSSVDTRTEVLIQRAMARLAHGRTSFVIAHRLSTIRDADVILVMENGSIVEQGTHEELLAADGAYARLYASQFAQAVAEVD is encoded by the coding sequence ATGAGCGGTCCTGGCGGACGCATGATGATGGCCGCGGGCCCGACGCAGCGGTCCATGGACTTCAAGGGATCGAGCAAGCGGCTGCTGAAGCTGCTCGCCGTGGAGAGGACCACCCTCTGGTGGATGCTCGGCGCCGGGGTGCTGAGCGTCGCCTTCTCGGTGACCGGGCCCAAGATCCTGGGCCGGGCCACCGACCTGATCTTCGCGGGGGTGGTCGGCGGGCAGATGCGGGAGGGCACCACCAAGGCGCAGGCCATCGACTCGCTGCGGGACAAGGGCGACAACGGTCTCGCCGACCTGCTCTCGGGGGTGGACTTCACCCCGGGCCACGGCATCGACTTCGACGCGATCGGCGAAGTGCTGCTCGTGACGCTGCTGATCTACCTGGGCGCCGGGCTGCTCATGCTGGTGTCCACGCGCCTCTCGATCCGGGTCATCAACGGCACGGTCTTCCGGATGCGCGAGGCGGTGCAGGCGAAGATGTCGCGGCTGCCGCTGTCGTACTTCGACCAGCAGCCGCGCGGCGAGGTGCTCAGCCGGGCGACGAACGACGTCGACAACATCTCGCAGACCATGCAGCAGACGATGGGGCAGCTCATCAACTCCGTGCTGACGATCGTCGGCGTGCTGGGGATGATGTTCTGGATCTCGCCGCTGCTGGCCCTGGTGGCGCTGGTGACCGTACCGGTGTCGATCTTCGTGGCGACGCGGATCGGCAAGCGGTCGCAGCCGCACTTCGTGCAGCAGTGGAAGGTCACGGGCACGCTGAACGCGCACATCGAGGAGATGTACACCGGCCACGCGCTGGTGAAGGTCTTCGGGCGCGCCGAACAGTCCGCGGAGGCGTTCCGCGAAGAGAACGACAAGCTCTACGAGGCCGGGTTCAAGGCGCAGTTCAACAGCGGGATCATGCAGCCGCTGATGCTCTTCATCTCGAACCTGAACTATGTGCTGATCGCGGTCGTCGGCGGGCTGCGGGTCGCCTCCGGCACCCTGTCGATCGGGGACGTACAGGCGTTCATCCAGTACTCGCGGCAGTTCTCGATGCCGCTGACGCAGGTCGCGTCGATGGCGAACCTGGTGCAGTCCGGGGTCGCGTCGGCCGAGCGGATCTTCGACCTGCTGGACGCGCCGGAGCAGGAGGCCGACACCCCGGCCGTGGAGCGGCTGCGGAAGGAGTCGCAGGGCCGGGTGGCGCTGGAGCACGTGTCCTTCCGGTACGACCCCGAGAAGCCGCTGATCGAGGATCTGTCGCTGTCGGTGGAACCGGGGCAGACGGTCGCGATCGTGGGGCCGACGGGTGCGGGCAAGACCACGCTGGTGAATCTGCTGATGCGGTTCTACGAGGTCACCGGTGGGCGGATCACCCTCGACGGGGTGGATGTGGCGCGGATGTCCCGGGAGCAGCTGCGCTCCGGGATAGGCATGGTCCTCCAGGACACGTGGCTGTTCGGCGGGAGCATCGCCGACAACATCGCGTACGGGTCCTCCCGTGAGGTCACGCGCGAGGAGGTCGAGGAGGCCGCGCGGGCCGCGCACGCGGACCGGTTCGTCCGCACGCTGCCCGACGGGTACGACACCGTCATCGACGACGACGGTACGGGCGTCAGCGCCGGCGAGAAGCAACTGATCACCATCGCGCGGGCGTTCCTGTCCGACCCGGTGATCCTCGTGCTGGACGAGGCGACCAGCTCGGTCGACACCCGCACGGAGGTCCTCATCCAGCGGGCGATGGCGCGCCTCGCCCACGGCCGTACGAGCTTCGTGATCGCGCACCGGCTCTCCACGATCCGTGACGCCGACGTCATCCTCGTGATGGAAAACGGCTCCATCGTCGAACAGGGCACACACGAGGAACTGCTGGCGGCGGACGGGGCGTACGCGCGGCTGTACGCGTCGCAGTTCGCGCAGGCGGTCGCCGAGGTCGACTGA
- a CDS encoding amino acid permease, which yields MGYQPVLARRMGPFGNFAISFSVISVLTGCMTLYGYGMGHGGPAVMMWGWVGAGAMVLIIGMALAEVTSAYPTSGAMYYMARILGGPRWGYYTGWINLLGMLGGLAGSGYGAAAFLGALLSLQTGYEPTPGSTLLILAVILTAVAAINLCGVRIAAFFNDLSVWWHLVGIVTIVGTLWILPDSHQSPGFVFGEFVNDTGFSNPLYVCALGLLLTMYTFTGYDASAHLSEETTQAAVSAPRGIIKSIVWSWIGGFILLAGLTFAIQDYAATQATATGVPPAQILIDALGTDGATLMLLLVIGAMFFCTIAVTTSGSRMVFAVSRDGELPFSHLWRRISRRTLVPYWAVCMTVVAAFALTLPSLWSTTAYGAITAISVVGITPVYIIPVFLKLVRPERFTPGPWHLGRWSNLVGWTAVVWVTFCTVLFCLPQSYPVTIDTMNYAVAALAGALLLATAYWPFARRVRETRTHSRSPRDIQQMEDIV from the coding sequence CTGGGCTACCAGCCCGTTCTGGCCCGGCGCATGGGCCCGTTCGGGAACTTCGCCATCAGTTTCAGTGTCATCTCGGTGTTGACCGGTTGCATGACCCTCTACGGATACGGCATGGGCCACGGCGGCCCGGCCGTCATGATGTGGGGCTGGGTCGGCGCCGGGGCCATGGTCCTGATCATCGGGATGGCCCTGGCGGAGGTGACGAGCGCGTACCCCACCTCGGGGGCCATGTATTACATGGCCCGTATCCTCGGCGGACCGCGCTGGGGGTACTACACCGGGTGGATCAACCTGCTCGGCATGCTGGGCGGTCTGGCCGGCAGCGGCTACGGCGCCGCGGCCTTCCTCGGCGCGCTGCTGAGTCTCCAGACAGGCTACGAACCCACACCCGGGTCGACGCTGCTGATCCTCGCGGTCATCCTGACAGCCGTCGCGGCGATCAACCTGTGCGGGGTGCGGATCGCCGCGTTCTTCAACGACCTGAGCGTGTGGTGGCACCTCGTCGGCATCGTGACGATCGTCGGCACGCTGTGGATCCTGCCCGACAGCCACCAGTCGCCCGGTTTTGTCTTCGGTGAGTTCGTCAACGACACGGGCTTCTCGAATCCGCTGTACGTGTGCGCGCTCGGCCTGCTGCTGACCATGTACACCTTCACCGGGTACGACGCCTCCGCGCACCTGTCGGAGGAGACCACCCAGGCCGCCGTCTCGGCGCCGCGCGGCATCATCAAGTCGATCGTGTGGTCGTGGATCGGCGGGTTCATCCTGCTGGCGGGCCTCACGTTCGCGATCCAGGACTACGCCGCCACCCAGGCGACCGCGACCGGGGTGCCGCCCGCCCAGATCCTCATCGACGCGCTCGGCACCGACGGCGCGACGCTGATGCTGCTCCTGGTGATCGGCGCGATGTTCTTCTGCACGATCGCCGTGACCACGTCGGGTTCACGGATGGTCTTCGCCGTCAGCCGCGACGGCGAACTCCCCTTCTCGCACCTCTGGCGCCGCATCAGCCGCCGCACCCTGGTGCCGTACTGGGCCGTGTGCATGACGGTGGTCGCGGCCTTCGCGCTGACCCTGCCGTCGCTGTGGTCGACCACCGCGTACGGCGCGATCACGGCGATCAGCGTCGTCGGGATCACGCCGGTGTACATCATCCCGGTCTTCCTCAAGCTCGTGCGCCCCGAGCGGTTCACTCCCGGGCCGTGGCACCTGGGCCGCTGGAGCAACCTGGTGGGCTGGACGGCGGTGGTCTGGGTGACCTTCTGCACGGTGCTGTTCTGCCTGCCGCAGAGCTACCCCGTCACCATCGACACGATGAACTACGCGGTGGCCGCG
- a CDS encoding ABC transporter ATP-binding protein, translated as MLLRLLRTHLAPYKRAIGLLVALQLLQTVATLYLPTLNADIIDNGVVKGDTGYILRFGGIMIAVSVGQVICNIGAVYYGARTASALGRDVRAAVFGRVQSFSAREVGQFGAPSLITRTTNDVQQVQMLTLMSFTLMVSAPIMCVGGIIMALGQDVPLSSVLLAVVPVLGISVSLIVRKMRPLFRTMQTRLDSVNRILREQITGNRVIRAFVRDDYEKKRFGEANTELTDVALSTGRLMALMFPTVMTVVNVSSIAVVWFGAHRIESGGMQIGALTAFLAYLMQIVMAVMMATFMFMMVPRAEVCAERIEEVLDTRSSVVPPEAPVTELRRHGHLEVRSGEFRFPGAEEPVLRDVSLVARPGETTAVIGSTGSGKSTLLSLVPRLIDTTGGEVLVDGQDVRGLDPALLAKTVSLVPQKPYLFSGTVATNLRYGKPDATDEELWHALEVAQAKDFVSALEGGLNAAISQGGTNVSGGQRQRLAIARTLVQRPEIYLFDDSFSALDYATDAALRRALARETAEATVVIVAQRVSTIRDADRIIVLDEGRVVGSGRHHELMAGNETYREIVLSQLTEAEAA; from the coding sequence GTGCTGCTACGACTCCTGCGTACCCATCTCGCCCCGTACAAAAGAGCGATAGGTCTGCTGGTCGCGCTCCAGCTGCTCCAGACCGTCGCCACCCTCTATCTGCCCACGCTCAACGCGGACATCATCGACAACGGTGTCGTGAAGGGGGACACGGGCTACATCCTGCGCTTCGGCGGGATCATGATCGCCGTCAGCGTCGGCCAGGTGATCTGCAACATCGGCGCGGTCTACTACGGCGCCCGTACCGCCTCAGCGCTCGGCAGGGACGTCAGGGCCGCCGTATTCGGGCGGGTGCAGAGCTTCTCCGCCCGCGAGGTCGGGCAGTTCGGGGCCCCGTCGCTGATCACGCGTACCACCAATGACGTGCAGCAGGTCCAGATGCTGACGCTGATGTCGTTCACGCTGATGGTGTCGGCGCCCATCATGTGTGTCGGGGGCATCATCATGGCGCTCGGCCAGGACGTGCCGCTGTCGTCCGTGCTGCTGGCCGTCGTGCCGGTGCTCGGGATCTCGGTGAGCCTCATCGTCAGGAAGATGCGGCCGCTCTTCCGGACCATGCAGACCCGGCTGGACTCGGTGAACCGGATTCTGCGCGAGCAGATCACCGGCAACCGTGTGATCAGGGCGTTCGTCCGGGACGACTACGAGAAGAAGCGTTTCGGGGAAGCCAACACCGAGCTGACCGACGTCGCGCTGTCGACCGGCCGGCTGATGGCGCTGATGTTCCCGACGGTGATGACGGTCGTCAACGTCTCGTCGATCGCCGTCGTCTGGTTCGGGGCGCACCGCATCGAGAGCGGCGGGATGCAGATCGGCGCGCTGACCGCGTTCCTCGCGTATCTGATGCAGATCGTGATGGCCGTGATGATGGCCACCTTCATGTTCATGATGGTGCCGCGCGCCGAGGTGTGCGCGGAGCGCATCGAGGAGGTGCTGGACACGCGGTCCAGCGTCGTACCGCCGGAGGCTCCCGTGACGGAGCTGCGGCGGCACGGTCATCTGGAGGTACGGAGCGGGGAGTTCCGCTTCCCCGGGGCCGAGGAGCCCGTGCTGAGGGACGTCTCGCTGGTGGCGCGCCCCGGCGAGACGACCGCCGTCATCGGGTCGACGGGCAGCGGCAAGTCGACGCTGCTGAGCCTGGTCCCCCGGCTGATCGACACCACCGGCGGGGAGGTGCTCGTGGACGGCCAGGACGTACGCGGGCTCGATCCGGCGCTGTTGGCGAAGACCGTGAGCCTGGTCCCGCAGAAGCCGTACCTCTTCTCCGGGACGGTGGCGACCAACCTGCGGTACGGCAAGCCGGACGCGACCGACGAGGAGCTGTGGCACGCGCTGGAGGTGGCGCAGGCCAAGGACTTCGTCTCCGCGCTGGAGGGCGGCCTGAACGCCGCGATATCCCAGGGCGGTACGAACGTCTCCGGCGGGCAGCGCCAACGCCTGGCCATCGCCAGGACGCTGGTGCAGCGGCCGGAGATATACCTGTTCGACGACTCGTTCTCGGCGCTGGACTACGCGACCGACGCGGCGCTGCGGCGCGCGCTCGCGCGGGAGACCGCGGAGGCGACGGTCGTGATCGTCGCCCAGCGGGTGTCCACCATCCGTGACGCGGACCGGATCATCGTCCTGGACGAGGGCCGGGTGGTCGGCAGCGGCCGGCACCACGAGCTGATGGCGGGCAACGAGACATACCGGGAGATCGTTCTCTCCCAGCTGACCGAGGCGGAGGCTGCCTGA
- a CDS encoding NAD(P)/FAD-dependent oxidoreductase, with protein sequence MVDAHRTFVIVGGGLAAAKAAETLRTEGFTGRVILIGDERDHPYERPPLSKGYLTGKDERDSVFVHEPAWYARSQVELHLGQTVTSIDRGTRCVHLGDGTSVHYDKLLLATGSEPRRLDVPGTDLAGVHHLRRLAHSDRLRQVLSALGRDNGHLVVAGAGWIGLEVAAAAREYGAEVTVVESAATPLHQVIGPELGQLFTDLHREHGVRFHFGVRLTEIVGQDGMVLAARTDDGEEHPAHDVLAAIGAAPRVSLAEAAGLTLADRATGGGIAVDASLRTSDPDIFAAGDVAAFPLSGWGEGLPVDRVRVEHWANALNGGPAAARAMLGQDVTYDRIPYFFSDQYDLGLEYSGWAPPGSYDQVVVRGDAGKREFIAFWTKDGRVLAGMNVNVWDVTEDIQRLIRSGARLDPEALADPSVPLASLAADGT encoded by the coding sequence GTGGTCGACGCACATCGGACATTTGTCATCGTCGGCGGCGGGCTCGCCGCGGCGAAGGCCGCGGAGACCCTCCGGACGGAGGGCTTCACCGGCCGGGTGATTCTGATCGGCGACGAGCGCGACCATCCCTACGAGCGCCCACCCCTCTCCAAGGGCTATCTGACCGGCAAGGACGAGCGCGACAGCGTCTTCGTGCACGAGCCCGCCTGGTACGCGCGGTCCCAGGTCGAGCTGCACCTGGGCCAGACGGTCACCTCGATCGACCGCGGCACCCGCTGCGTGCACCTCGGCGACGGCACCTCCGTGCACTACGACAAGCTGCTGCTGGCCACCGGCTCAGAACCGCGCCGCCTCGACGTCCCCGGTACGGATCTGGCGGGCGTCCACCACCTGCGCCGCCTCGCCCACTCCGACCGGCTGCGCCAGGTGCTCTCCGCCCTGGGCCGGGACAACGGCCACCTCGTCGTCGCCGGGGCCGGCTGGATCGGCCTGGAGGTCGCCGCGGCGGCCCGGGAGTACGGCGCCGAGGTCACCGTCGTCGAATCCGCGGCCACCCCGCTGCACCAGGTCATCGGCCCCGAGCTGGGCCAGCTCTTCACCGACCTCCACCGGGAGCACGGAGTCCGCTTCCACTTCGGGGTACGGCTCACCGAGATCGTCGGCCAGGACGGCATGGTCCTGGCGGCCCGTACGGACGACGGGGAGGAGCACCCCGCCCACGACGTGCTCGCCGCGATCGGTGCCGCTCCCCGGGTCTCCCTCGCCGAGGCGGCCGGCCTCACCCTCGCCGACCGCGCCACGGGCGGCGGCATCGCGGTCGACGCCTCGCTGCGTACCTCGGACCCGGACATCTTCGCGGCCGGGGACGTGGCCGCCTTCCCGCTCTCCGGCTGGGGCGAGGGCCTGCCCGTCGACCGGGTGCGCGTCGAACACTGGGCCAACGCCCTGAACGGCGGGCCCGCCGCCGCGCGGGCGATGCTCGGCCAGGACGTCACGTACGACCGGATCCCGTACTTCTTCTCCGACCAGTACGACCTGGGCCTGGAGTACTCGGGCTGGGCGCCGCCCGGCTCGTACGACCAGGTGGTGGTCAGGGGCGACGCGGGAAAGCGCGAGTTCATCGCCTTCTGGACCAAGGACGGCCGGGTCCTCGCGGGGATGAACGTCAACGTGTGGGACGTCACCGAGGACATCCAGCGCCTGATCCGCTCCGGCGCCCGGCTGGACCCGGAGGCGCTCGCCGACCCGTCGGTGCCGCTCGCCTCGCTGGCGGCCGACGGCACCTGA